The Deltaproteobacteria bacterium region CATCGAAATCCTCCGGAACGCGGTCGTCGGAAGCTGAAGAGGCGTCCGGCTTACCACCCGCCGGGCTTAACATCTGCATTGTTCTCGCAATGACTTCCGTGGTCCATCTTGTCTTGCCCTCCTTATCCTCCCATGAACGCGTCCTGAGAGCGCCTTCCACATAAATCATCTTTCCCTTCGATAAATATTCCCCGCAAATCTCCGCCAGTCTGCCCCATGCCACTATCCGGTGCCACTCCGTGTATTCCTGCTTCTCGCCTTCCTTGTTGGTATGCCCCTCAGTCGTAGCCAGAGTAAAATTGGCAACCGCCTGTCCGCTCGTCGTATATCTGATCTCGGGGTCGCGGCCCAGGTTTCCGATCAAAATCACTTTATTTACTCCCCTCATTGTTATCTCCCTATATTATATATCGTTTTTTTGAAATTCTATCATTAGAGGTTGTCAAAATCCAGAAATCAGAACAGATGCGAAGAGAAGGAAAGGAATTGATGCACTATTCTCCCGGTCATACCCCAGATGATATATTGCTTATAACTGTAAACGTAGTCCTGAACGGTTCTCCCGCGCCTCTCCCGGAATCTGATCTTGACGTTTTTTTCATCCTTCAGGTGGCTGAGCGGGACCCATACCGCAGCCTCGACTTCAAGCATATTAGGCTTCAAGGTAACCTCACCGCTAAGCAAGCACAAGTAAGGGGTAACTATATAATTGTCGGTGCGGGGATTATTGGGATTGACGTCGTCGAGCTCGCCGATAAGATGCCCGCACAAGTTTAAATCAACTCCGATTTCCTCATGGGTCTCACGTATCGCCGTATCGAGCTTGCTTTTATCCCCTTCCGCCATTTTGCCGCCCGGGAAAGCCACGTGTCCGGAGAAAGCGTCCCGGTCGCTCTCGGGTCTTTTTATGAACAGGATTGACAACTCCTCCCCGCTCTCCCTCAGTATCAGCATGACGGCGGCATGAACAAAATCCCCTTCTTTCTCTATCTTCAGCGGATCCCTGTTTCTTACAAGTTCTTCCAGCTGTTTTGTCGTGTCGCTCAACACTTCTCGTTCCCTGACCGGAATCTACGACCTGTTTTCTCCGGCTTTGATCGTTTTCAATGTCTCTTGGAAAACCCTGTACGCATCCTCGTCAAAAAGTACAAAGTAAACGGCTTTAATCGATCTCTCTTCGCTATTAAGATAGCCGGAAACCGTATTTATCATAATTTCGGCGCATTCTCCAAGCGGGAAACCCCCGACGCCCGTGCCTATGGCGGGGAAAGCTATTGAAGCCGCGCCATTTTCATCGGCCTTCAAAAGACTGTTCCGGGTTGAGTTTACGAGGGACTCGCGGGTCACGGCTCCTCCGGGACGCATGCCTGCCGCGTGAATGACGTATTTCGCTTTGAGGTCGCCGGCACCTGTAACGGCGGCCTCCCCCAGGGGAACGGGACCAATCCCGTCGCACTCGCTCTGTATTGAAGGGCCGCCTTTATTTCTTATCGCTCCCGCTACCCCGCTACCGAGAATGAGATCCGTGTTGGCGGCGTTTACCACCGCGTCGACATCCATTTCCGTTATATCGCCTTTTCGAATAAATATTTGAAAATTCCCGCCCATTTCGCCGCTCGATAAACTTGACATTTATATCATTAAAACTACTAATTTAATCTATAATATTTTTCGAAACAATAACACAATGGACTTGAGGGCGCCGGTTTTAAAAAAATGTTACGATTTATTCCCCTTCCCCCTGGGAGGAGATGCCGAGCTTGCCGAGGCCGCGCCAGGCTGCGATATTTCATGCGTAATCAACTTCTACGGACGAACCGACCTGCTGAGAAACATACTGACCTGCCTTTCGGATCAGACCCTCGGGAAAAACAGATTCGAGGTGATTCTGGTCGAGGACAGGGGGGGGACGGAAGCGGGGAGGGATATTGCGAGCCATTTCAAGGGAGCAATCAACTTGAGTTATTTCGCAATCGGGGAGAACTACGGCGTCATGGGGTACGCCAGGAACTTCGGTTTATCCAGGACGAAGGGCAGATATATAATTTTTCTGGATGACGATACGGTTATTCTCGATAAGGAGTTTCTCTCCGTCATCATCGACGAGTTCGACACTTCGGACGCGGACGCGGTCATGCCCCGCGGAAGCGCGAGCTACTGTCTCCTGAGGGAGAAGTACAGCTATCACGACCCGTTTTTCCCTACGAACAGGTGCATGGCTTATAAAAGGGAAACTCTTGAGGAACTCGGCGGGTTCGTGTCCGCCATAATAGGGCAGGAGGACGTTGAGCTCGCGGTCAGGCTCACGGCGGGGGGGAAGAAGATTCGTCGTTCCTATCTAACAGGGTACATGCACCCCCCTTTGATATACAGAGATACTAATAAAGCCGCCGCGGTCGGGTACTCTTTTGCAAAGCTGAGATGCAGATATCCCTTTTTCGTGTGGGTAATGCTCCTCCTTAACGGCGCGAGATATTTGCCCGAGCTCATGATTCCCTTCAGCACGAAACACAGGATGCGCGGGAAATTCGGTCTGGGTTTTGTGCTCGGGGTTTGGTATTCGATAATAGGGAGAAAAATGGAGTATAATTAATGCTCATCCGTAACTCCACCGGACGTATATTCTCCATATGCTAAAACGACTCTTACCCTATAGAGACCTTCTTTATATATATATTTGGCGGGAATTCAACATCAGATACCGCCAGTCGATAATAGGCGCCCTATGGGCCATAATCCAGCCGCTCAGCATGATGCTCCTTTTCACGTTCGTCTTTACATATATATTCAAGTTTAAAATTTCCGGGTACCCGAGGCCCGTATTCTTTTACGCCGGTCTCCTACCCTGGACCTTTTTTTCTTCATCCGTAAACTATTCGTTCTCCAGTCTCACGGGAAATTATAATCTCATCACAAAAATCTACTTTCCGAGAGAGATACTCCCTTTATCCGGAATAGCGATAGCATTTTTAGACTACATTGTCGCATCTCTTATATTTATCCCCATGCTTATGATATTTAAAATTCACATTACTCTTTACGCCTTGTGGATTATTCCGCTCCTCACGCTCCTGTTCTTTTTCACCACCGCAGTGTCGCTTTTCCTGTCAAGCCTGAACGTCTACTACAGAGATGTGAAGCTGGCGACCGGATTCGTGATTCAGCTCCTGTTCTTCGCATCGCCCATTCTTTACTCCATCGACGATCTGAGCCTTAAACTGAAGCTCGTACTCTTCTTGAACCCCCTCACATTTATAATCGAGAACATGAGAAGATGCGTCATCGAAGGAAGGGGCGTAGTTCTCTGGCAGTTTGTTTTTGCCAGCATAATTGTTGGTGTTTTCTACGTTTTGTCGTACAGATTCTTTACAAAAACAGAGCGAGACTTTGCGGATGTCATCTGAAACCCTGATAGAGCTTAAAAACGTATGGAAAAAGTACTCGACAAGGGATGTTTTCCACAGATCCCTCAGAGAGGAGATTACGAATCTCTTTGCGAGTAGTCCGAGGGACAAGCTGGACGAGGGCGAGTTCTGGGCGCTGAAAGACATAAATCTCCGCATAAAAAAGGGCGAGTGCGTGGGGCTGTTCGGCCCGAACGGCTCGGGGAAGACAACGATCCTGAAGCTTATCGCATCCGTGACGTATCCCAACCGGGGAGAAGTAAACGTCGTGGGCAGAGTGGCTCCTCTGATATCCGTCGGCGCGGGATTTCATCCCGACCTTACCGGCAAGGAGAACATATACACCAACGGCACCATAATCGGAATGACTATAAATGAAATCAGGAGGAAGATAAAAAACATTACCGAATTCGCGGAGATAGAAGAAAAATTTATGAATATGCCCGTAAAGAAATATTCCACCGGCATGAACGCCAGACTGGGCTTCTCAATTGCGATCCACAGCAGTTCGGAGATAATTTTAATCGATGAGATCCTTGCAGTAGGAGATGAGTCGTTTCAGGAGAAATGCATAGATAAAATCAAAGAGCTGATCGGCAACAACAAGACGGTCATTATCGTATCGCATGCCAGAAAAAGGATGGAGGAACTGACGGACAGAATACTGTTTATAAAAGGCGGTGAAATAATAGATACACAAACAAAACTATAAGCTTATAATGGACCCGAAGGCGGCGTAACCATGCCCCCTTCGTATGAAACCTCAAAGCCGGCTTTGACTTGCTCACACAGCTCTCCTCTCATTTTCTTTATCTCACCGAGTTTTGCCATTACTTCCTCTCCGATCGCTGCCAGCTACGTGCTGTCGCGGTGCGTTCGAAAACTCACCCGCAATGGGCACGGACGGTGTACCATTTAATTGGGGGATTCTTTACAGGAAAACTCGTGCAATCAGCTATCACGCGGCGTTTCATTCTTTTATATTTGAAGACGCTATTTTCATATTACATGATCTTCTCAAAATCCCTGTTAGACGTAGAAGGACCTGAAGTCTAGAGAGCATACAACTCACGGAGGGATTTAATTCTCTCATCACCTAGAGTGTAAATTTTCTCCACCAAGCCTCGTTCTCCAGGTACCACTTTACGGTCTTCTCAAGGCCCTCATCAAAGCCGGTTCGCGGCTTCCAGCCCGTCTCTTTCTTTATCTTTTCCGAGTTCAGGCTGTAGCGGAAGTCATGGCCGGGCCTGTCCTTGACGTAAGTTATGAGCGATTCAGGCTTTCCAAGTATGGAAAGTATTTTCTTAACCACGTTAATGTTGACAGCTTCCTGGCCGCTTCCCACATTATAGACCTCTCCCGGCCTTCCGCTTTTCATGACCTGTAATACCGCCTCAGCGCAGTCCTCGACATAAAGCCACTCCCTCACGTTGAAGCCCCGAGCGTAGACCGGCACAGGCTTGTTGCTCATAGCATTGCTGATAACAACGGGGATGAGTTTTTCAGGGTACTGCCACGGTCCGTAATTGTTGGACGGTCTGACAATCACGGCTGGCAGGCCGTAGGTGTGGATGTAGGCCTTGACGAAATGGTCGCCTGCAGCCTTGCTTGCAGAATAGGGGCTGTTTGGGTTAAGCGGCGTATTCTCAAAGAACTGGCCCTCTTTAATTTCTCCGTATACTTCATCTGTGGATATATGTATGAACCTCTCTATGCCGGACTCCCTTGAGGCATCGAGAAGTGTAAGCGTGCCCCGGACATTAGTTCTCTCGAAGGGAAAAGCATCTGTTATTGATCTGTCCACGTGGCTTTCAGCCGCAAAATGCACCACAGTATCAACGCCCTTTGAAAATATGCCCTTTACAACATTACCGTTGGATATGTCATCTCGTATGAAATGATATCTTTTGTCAGACTCCACTTCTCTCAGCCTTTTGTTATCGCCTGCATATGTGAGCTTGTCCAGGTTGTAAACGGTTATGTCGTCCGAATTTTTTAGCAACAATCTAATGAAGTTTGCTCCTATAAAGCCGACTCCGCCTGTTACAAGAACTGTTTTCATTCCTCGTCCCTTAGAAATCTGTCTGTCGCGTCTTGCCAGGATGGAAGAAACGAGCCTAGAGTTTCGGCAATGGGAAAATTGTCGAGTACTGAAAACCCGGGCCTTCTGGCCGGAGTATCGAACTCTTCACCCTTTGCCGGCTGAAGCCTGCCTTGCCACTTTGTCTTTTCCAGGATAAACGCTACCCATTCATATCTGCTGCAGTGGCCGGAATTTGTCATATGATAGAGACCGAAATTTTCCGTTCGTATCAGCTTCATCACTGCGTCAGCAAGATCCACGGTATAGGTAGGAGAAGATATCTGGTCATCCACAATCCTGAGCATCTCGTTCGTTGATGCCCATTGCAGCACTTTTTTCGGAAAGGAATATTTCCCCTCACCGAAAACCCAGCTTGTTCTTATCAAATAATGCCTGTCCAGATGGTTTTTTAGCAGTTCTTCGCCCAGGAGTTTGCTCTGCCCGTACCTATTTATCGGTTCCGGTCTATCGGCTATTGTATAAGGTCTCCTGCCATCTCCACAAAACACATAATCAGAACTGAAATGCACCAGCACTGCATCATATTTGCGGCAAGCGCAGGCGAGATTCTTCACACCTATGCCGTTAACCATGAAGGCATCTTCCCAGTTTTTTTCGGCTCTGTCCACATCATTAAAAGCGGCGCAGTTTATCACTATATCGGGCCTCGAGTCTGAGATGACATCAAA contains the following coding sequences:
- the rfbD gene encoding dTDP-4-dehydrorhamnose reductase yields the protein MKILVSGSGGQLAREIIKTAPSHGYEVEAPAKDAFNVTDFRAVFDVISDSRPDIVINCAAFNDVDRAEKNWEDAFMVNGIGVKNLACACRKYDAVLVHFSSDYVFCGDGRRPYTIADRPEPINRYGQSKLLGEELLKNHLDRHYLIRTSWVFGEGKYSFPKKVLQWASTNEMLRIVDDQISSPTYTVDLADAVMKLIRTENFGLYHMTNSGHCSRYEWVAFILEKTKWQGRLQPAKGEEFDTPARRPGFSVLDNFPIAETLGSFLPSWQDATDRFLRDEE
- a CDS encoding macro domain-containing protein, translating into MSSLSSGEMGGNFQIFIRKGDITEMDVDAVVNAANTDLILGSGVAGAIRNKGGPSIQSECDGIGPVPLGEAAVTGAGDLKAKYVIHAAGMRPGGAVTRESLVNSTRNSLLKADENGAASIAFPAIGTGVGGFPLGECAEIMINTVSGYLNSEERSIKAVYFVLFDEDAYRVFQETLKTIKAGENRS
- a CDS encoding glycosyltransferase, giving the protein MDLRAPVLKKCYDLFPFPLGGDAELAEAAPGCDISCVINFYGRTDLLRNILTCLSDQTLGKNRFEVILVEDRGGTEAGRDIASHFKGAINLSYFAIGENYGVMGYARNFGLSRTKGRYIIFLDDDTVILDKEFLSVIIDEFDTSDADAVMPRGSASYCLLREKYSYHDPFFPTNRCMAYKRETLEELGGFVSAIIGQEDVELAVRLTAGGKKIRRSYLTGYMHPPLIYRDTNKAAAVGYSFAKLRCRYPFFVWVMLLLNGARYLPELMIPFSTKHRMRGKFGLGFVLGVWYSIIGRKMEYN
- the rfbB gene encoding dTDP-glucose 4,6-dehydratase yields the protein MKTVLVTGGVGFIGANFIRLLLKNSDDITVYNLDKLTYAGDNKRLREVESDKRYHFIRDDISNGNVVKGIFSKGVDTVVHFAAESHVDRSITDAFPFERTNVRGTLTLLDASRESGIERFIHISTDEVYGEIKEGQFFENTPLNPNSPYSASKAAGDHFVKAYIHTYGLPAVIVRPSNNYGPWQYPEKLIPVVISNAMSNKPVPVYARGFNVREWLYVEDCAEAVLQVMKSGRPGEVYNVGSGQEAVNINVVKKILSILGKPESLITYVKDRPGHDFRYSLNSEKIKKETGWKPRTGFDEGLEKTVKWYLENEAWWRKFTL
- a CDS encoding CoA pyrophosphatase gives rise to the protein MSDTTKQLEELVRNRDPLKIEKEGDFVHAAVMLILRESGEELSILFIKRPESDRDAFSGHVAFPGGKMAEGDKSKLDTAIRETHEEIGVDLNLCGHLIGELDDVNPNNPRTDNYIVTPYLCLLSGEVTLKPNMLEVEAAVWVPLSHLKDEKNVKIRFRERRGRTVQDYVYSYKQYIIWGMTGRIVHQFLSFSSHLF
- a CDS encoding ABC transporter permease; translated protein: MLKRLLPYRDLLYIYIWREFNIRYRQSIIGALWAIIQPLSMMLLFTFVFTYIFKFKISGYPRPVFFYAGLLPWTFFSSSVNYSFSSLTGNYNLITKIYFPREILPLSGIAIAFLDYIVASLIFIPMLMIFKIHITLYALWIIPLLTLLFFFTTAVSLFLSSLNVYYRDVKLATGFVIQLLFFASPILYSIDDLSLKLKLVLFLNPLTFIIENMRRCVIEGRGVVLWQFVFASIIVGVFYVLSYRFFTKTERDFADVI
- a CDS encoding single-stranded DNA-binding protein — protein: MRGVNKVILIGNLGRDPEIRYTTSGQAVANFTLATTEGHTNKEGEKQEYTEWHRIVAWGRLAEICGEYLSKGKMIYVEGALRTRSWEDKEGKTRWTTEVIARTMQMLSPAGGKPDASSASDDRVPEDFDVDEDSFNSDDDIPF
- a CDS encoding ABC transporter ATP-binding protein, with protein sequence MSSETLIELKNVWKKYSTRDVFHRSLREEITNLFASSPRDKLDEGEFWALKDINLRIKKGECVGLFGPNGSGKTTILKLIASVTYPNRGEVNVVGRVAPLISVGAGFHPDLTGKENIYTNGTIIGMTINEIRRKIKNITEFAEIEEKFMNMPVKKYSTGMNARLGFSIAIHSSSEIILIDEILAVGDESFQEKCIDKIKELIGNNKTVIIVSHARKRMEELTDRILFIKGGEIIDTQTKL